TGTGAACACGGTGAAGACATTACGAGACATTACAGAAACTGGAGTTGAGCCTTTGGCACTGATGTCTCAACTTGCCACGATAATTACTGACATCCTGGCTGGTTCCTACATATTTGCAAGAGATAGACCACGAAGAAAGTTCTTCAAACGTCCAACCTGTAAGCATCAACTTTTTTTTTTCTAACCATGGATAATTCAGAACAATCTGACACTATTTTCCTATCCTGGCTATCTCTGCTAAGACTATGAAGTCAATCGTCTGGTTGTCTGGTTGACATGTTTTTCTTCCGTGTTGCCTTACGGTTAATATTTTGCAACCACTTAATGTAGTGTTCTGGTATTACTAATTTCAGTGTCAAAAAATGATATGGAGAAACTACGCCAGGCTTTGAAAACACTATCGGAAGCTGAAAAGCAGTTGAGAGTCTCCAATGACAAGGCAACATGGCTTGCGGCTGCTCTGCTTCAGCTTGCTCCTGATAAGCAGTATATGGTGCCAAGTTCATCAACAAGTACGAGTTTCAACCATGGTGTATTGGACGGTTCCCTTCCTGGTAAGGATGTAGCAAGGCACTCCGCTATTGAGAATAATGGTAACATGGCAAGCACTTCTTACGGGGAAAGGAGAACCATTAAACATACATCAAATCACCATGGTTCGTCCACTGTTACCAAAGTGAACGAGCAATCCAAACATAGCAAAACTGAAAATGAAATGATCTGGCAAGCAGTGGTTGAGAGTATTCAGTCAGATACACTACGAAAAATGATGGCCAAAGAAGGAAAGCTAAGATCTGTCAGCCTAGGCACTGGTAAGCTTCAAAGTCTAACATCCATTTCAATTTTCAAATGACTAGTTTTTTCCTTTTGGCCTAGAAGATGAAATATATAGCTTCAGTACTCACAAAAACAGAGATGGCAAACTCCTGTAGTTAATGATTCAGTTTGCAGTCACTGGTTGTCCTCTTTGTATACAGATGAATTAATCAAATGAACTATGATTGGTCAATGGTTCAGCGCTGCCATGCCTCCAACTTGTACTCATGCTATGTTGAATTACTATCTCCTTGGAAATATGTTACTTCCtccgatccaaaataagtgtcgcagCTTTGAACTAAGGTTAATTCAACTTTAGTTCAAAGCTGTGACACTTATTATGGATCGGAGGGTGTAATTGTTAGCTTGTTGTTCTACCAAATTGTTTTCTAACATCAGCTTCTTTTTTTCCTACAGGGCCGACAGTGCAAGTGATATTTAGCTCACGTGTAAATAAGTCCAACGCTGAAAACTTTAGGGGACAAATTATGCAGGCGTTTGAGTCTGTTCTTCATTCTGCTATAATACTTGAAATCCGATATGAATCAAAACATGATGCGGGAGCAGGTCATGATGAGAATGACACTGACATGATATCAAGGAGATCCTTCAGTAAACATAGTAGCCCGGTTTCTTCTGGAGGTGAAACCCTCGTCAGGAGGCTTAAAAAAGACAGGGTTGTCAAGGGAGCTAGTTCTACTAAGACCAAGTGGATGCAATCTGATCCCCACATATTAACAGAAGGCGAGATCATTGAAGTTGGACCTTCTCACATGCACAGGTATCCTGAAACAGATAATGGTGTTCGTAATATAAATGAAAGAAGAAATGATAATGCATGGGAAGAGGCTTTGTCATCACCAAACCAAGAGGGCGTGATGAAACAAGGAGGAAAAAATGGGAATAAACAGCGTCGACAGAACAGCATAGTAAAACGAAAGCTCTCACTTGCTCATGTTCTCAGTAAGGCGGAGGTTTGTTCCCAACGAGGAGGCTGGTCTAGACGAAAAGCTATGTCAATTGCAGAAAAACTGGAACAAGAGAATTTGTAAGTAACATCATATTACATCCTGTTCAAACAGCCTAAAACATAGGAGTAATACTTCAGCATCTGCATCTAAGAAATTAATACATGTCACTAAACCTTTACTCTGTGTATTGTAAAAATAcaataaaacaaaacaaatgATAAATCTTTTTTTTTTAAGATGCTTGAAGCTTTTGCATCTTCCCTAAAGATATATTCTACAAATTATAAATGGTGATATCACACACCAATAGTTAGTATTAATCGTCCGTCATGCATGGTGAGCAATCAATACTCTATACCAGCATGTATCATGAGAGCATTAAGAAATCATTTTTGTAACAACATAAATCGCCGCTTAAATATTCTATGTTTGAATTGATTTTGCCAATTATAGCTTTGTGATTTGTACTGCTCAGAGAACGATGTTTGATCGTGATATTTTTTATGCACAGGAGATTAGAGCCTAGATCGAGAaatatactttgttggagaacGTCAAAGACTCGCCGGAAGGTAATATTCATGTCTGAGTTATGTTGAAACTGTGTGCCACTAAAATAAGTGCCACTGGGTCCTTTTTTTGCACCACTGAATACAATTGGAATGCGAACTTATATCAGTTTCCAAATTTAACTTATCATATGTGTATTGGTGAGGAGTTGCTTGCGTTTGTGGAACTACACAAACAAGCCATGATTGTATAGCTTGAAACATTTAGGCTGGGGCGCTGGGCCCCTTTTGAGCCAACACTGCCTAGCTGGATCTGATGCTCTCCTTTggtcatactccctccgtcccacaatataagatgttatgggacggagggagtaccttttATTACTTCCGCCCCGAATTagttgtcttagatttgtctagatatggaTGTATCTAACACGTGTTAGATACATTTGTATCTTGACAGATCTAAGACAACtaatttgggacggagggagtagaatagAGGCCTTTTTCTCAAGATGAATATAACAATTTCTATGAGGAAACCAAACAAATTTGAAAAAGGAAATGGTAACATCAACGCAGTGCCAAAAAGAGGAACAACCTTGTTAGGTTGATTTTTAATGATACATTCTTGAGGAATTTTGAATATGTTTGGAACGGCTGTAGATTTTTAAGTGAATTAGCAACTGTGTAGTGATAAGGTATTTGAACACAGCACAGCTATGGTGTTTGCGCACTGGTAATGTGCATGAAAAATTAGCGTCAGAGTTTTTGAACCCTGCTTAAATTACAGTTTTTGTTCTTATGTTTATCATATATATGTTTCTGTCAATGCTAATCCAATCATTTTTCCACAGCTCTCGTCGTTTAGGGTCAGGACTGGAAGTGGAAGGTCACGAGCTATATCGCGGCTTATCCTGTGTGGAAGATGCATTTCCACAAAATCCCCAAGATAAAAGAACACTAGAAGTGGTAGTTTTACAAGCGTTTAATTTAGCATCCATAATTCATTCACTTTGTACCTTGTAGACTGTAGCTGTGTCAATTTTTAGGCTTTCTCTAATCTGTAAATTGTTTGTCATGTAAAAGAAAAATAGAAATGGCGTAGCGAATTCTTTTCTGTCAAATATGCTTTGTAATTCTTTTTGAAAGCCAACAGAGTCTGTACCAGAGGCTTCACTAATAAATGGTTTTCTAGTCGGCATAGCTCAGTATTATACTGTGAAAGAAGTGTCTTTGCTTAACAGTTTGTGATTAGTGAACCATGTCAGGAAAATATAATATTGACCACGAGAAGGGAAAACAATGCTATTAAAGATGCTGGAACCTGCTTCGATCTTCATTTTATTCTTTCTCGATCTTCATTTTCGAAAACGGAATTCAGATTCCTGGAGAATGGCACTTACAAAACTGTATTCAGAGGCCTGCACTAATGTCTTTGTTCAAGGTTACTGAACAAATGATACAGATTACAACACTTTCACCGTCAAACTAGAGCAACATGCTCATAGATGTTTAGAAAAAACTGTAATTTCTCCATCGACCGTATCCACATACTTATGGATCATCTGCAATCATGTCTGTCGACTCAAGAGACCACCACCAGAATTGCCCAAGGCACCACCGCCATACTACGTATAATAGGAAAGAAGCCCCTTCAGATCCTCCTCTGCTGCAGTTGAATGGATCTGAACAATAAGACGAGCCGATCTTTTGTTAAAATGCACCCCGCACTTACAGTAATCATCGGAGATTTTGAGTTGCAGCAAGAACTAACCTGAAGTTGAGAACTAGAAGTTCATTTGTTCATTGTGGTCGACAAATAGAAGTTCCAGAAGATGGAACAAGAGGACATGAAGGCAACACGAGCAGGCAAAGGAATCAACCTGGTATGCACAACATAAAGCATAATAAACGGCTGTTTAGATGAAGTGAAATACTGACTAAACTAGAAACTTTATACTACCCTAGGCTGGGATTAGAAAAATGCTGAGCTAAATTTTTAAAAGTAGATCCAGAAGTTAAGGGACTGTACCCAAAGTTAACAATCGATACTGGAATCCAAAATTTGAACCCTGCAATACCAGAATAGTGAGACATAACGTAACATGAGTTGTTTTCGTTCAAGCACAATGTTAAGAATACGCTTAGGCAGAAACAGTACCATCGAGAAGAGTGGGAAGGGCGTCATTCTGATACTTAGATGGCAATTCTGACAATTTTCCTAACCACAAGTTATTCCAGGCAAAAATTACAGAGATAACACATGGACCAAGAACAATCTGGTTCAGTAGGACCTGGAACGACAACAGACATAAAATATAGAATGTATCATGATCGAAATCCCCGAATCATCCGGTTACATGGGAGGGTGCATACCATACCTTAGCGGACAGAGTCGCGAGTGTTTGCTTGGGCATGCTTTTGTCGAGAAACTGATACCATGCATATGAGCCAGGACCATAGAGAAGAAATCCGTAAGATGCTATACGAAGCCCACGAAGCCAATCGTGGTTGAGCAATAGATCCGGCACAAGAGCCTGAAAGAAGGACACCGGCGCGTGCGAGAACTTAGTACAATCGTAAAGTGTCAGGTCATCACAGTGCATTGTGAGATTAGCTAACTTGTGGCATGGTGATGCACGGCTATGATTTAGTATACGCACACTACTGATTTGGATTTCACAGTTTGATCTACAATGACTGAAGTTGAAGGTGTTTCAGTTGCCGGAATGTTTACACAACTGAATCATAACCCAGTTTTATCCTATTAGGGCCTCCATTTTGATTACGGTTTCCAAAGGGAAATGAGATGCAGGAAAAAGGACCTTGCTGTCGGGTTCGGGGCCGCGTTTCCGGCGGTCGACGATGCGGCGGTGGACCTGCGCCATTGTGTCGCCGGTGAGGGTGAGGCAGGCGGCAGTCACCGCCTGCTGGAACGGGAATTCGAGGGGCCAGCCACGGCTTTGGCCGACGGAgtccgacgacgacgacgagagCGGCTCCCGCGGGGGCCCGCGGCGGCGGCCGCGAGCGTCTTGGTtgcggcggccgcggcggcgcgactcGTTCTTGCGGCGGAGAGACGGGAGGTTCCACCACCACTCGCCGCCGCTTCCGATGGCTTTCATCTTTCCGCGGCGGCGGGTGTGCGGGGTGTTCCGAGGCGTGCGGCGGTGTGGGACAGCTTTGGTGAGATACGGAGCATGAGGAGGGTATTCACTCCCACCAATAGGTTTTGTGGCTCCGAGTCCTCTGGCCTGGTGTCGCTGCAAATGGGACCGGAGCAGCGTAAACACAGAGAGATGTTTTTGGGGCAAAGGAAGATGAGCTGTCTGAAGCTGCTCGACTAGACCTGTGGAAGCTCGACCAACTATTTTTTTTACAGCCGGGCTCGTCCGGTGATTGACCGTCAAAAAAACCCAATCTAGACAACTTCACGTACCGGCCTCGTATGCCTGGATTGACTCGCACCTCTCATATCCAGCCTAAATTTAGGATGAATATAGAAAGACCTGGGCGCGTCCGTCACGCCGGACCCGGCCTACGCTAGCCTATCTCGACCCCACATATATTCCTTCACATTTGTATCCCGgcccaaaccctagccacttTACTCACTCCACTCCGCCTCAAGCTCTCTTCCGACGATCTCCGGCTTGGCAGGCAGCGGATCCGACTCCGATCAGTCCTGATCCGTCGACTCGGGCGTATGCGCCCGACCGAGTTCGGATTCGGTCTCACGGGAATTTATTGCCTCGGTGCAATGGGCGGTCGGATCCGCCGGAGCTGGAAGCTCGAGGTCCGTCTACCGACCATCTCCGGTGCGAAGGAGTATTAGTGCTACAAGGACGTGTGTGACCGTGGTAAGAAGTAGAGGGCGCGGGAGGTCGAGGCGCGCCTCGCTACCGACATGGCGGACGCGAAGGGAGTGGATGCGGTGGCGCACACTGCCCTGGAGGAGGAAGTCGTTCGTGCCCGCATCATACACGTGCCCTCGCCCGGAAGCAAAATGAAGGGGTTCGTGCCATGGTCGGACTGCTCCCCAAAGAGGAGGAGGATAGTAACGGGTCGAACAACTCCGGTGGTGAGCAGATTTGGCTTGATCCATTTTGCGTCTTCGAGCGCTACTTCCACGACAAAGGCGCATGCAAGGGCAAGGGCAGCCGTGGAGGATCTTTGTCCATAGCTGGTACTTCCTCCATCCAGAATTACTTGTCgttcaaatggatgtatctagcaccgAAATACTGTTGGAAAACGTaacatgcaatttcaaaaaaattcctacgctcaagcaagatctatctaggagatgcatatcaacgagagggggagagagtgtccacgtaccctcgtagaccgaaagcggaagcgtttaataacatggttgatgtagtcgaacttcttctagctccgaccgatcaagtaccgaacgtacggcacctccgagttctgcacacgttcagcatgatgacgtccctcgccttcttgatccagcaagatgtcgaggaagtagatgagttccgtcagcatgacggcgtggtgacggtgatggtgaagtgattctcgcagggcttcgcctaagcaccgcaaaACTATGACCGGgtgtgtaaactgtggaggggggcgccgcacatggctaacgATTGTT
The Aegilops tauschii subsp. strangulata cultivar AL8/78 chromosome 3, Aet v6.0, whole genome shotgun sequence genome window above contains:
- the LOC109772575 gene encoding uncharacterized protein, whose product is MKAIGSGGEWWWNLPSLRRKNESRRRGRRNQDARGRRRGPPREPLSSSSSDSVGQSRGWPLEFPFQQAVTAACLTLTGDTMAQVHRRIVDRRKRGPEPDSKALVPDLLLNHDWLRGLRIASYGFLLYGPGSYAWYQFLDKSMPKQTLATLSAKVLLNQIVLGPCVISVIFAWNNLWLGKLSELPSKYQNDALPTLLDGFKFWIPVSIVNFGLIPLPARVAFMSSCSIFWNFYLSTTMNK